One window of Uloborus diversus isolate 005 chromosome 3, Udiv.v.3.1, whole genome shotgun sequence genomic DNA carries:
- the LOC129218742 gene encoding uncharacterized protein LOC129218742: protein MDLARLKELRKGLRISLTKHLTKIETTLEIEITSDDYSKEDKIDELLSLKSQLLEKLKAVITHDEEIQSKIEIEDMLADIETSEEYKDKVNERKSKSERHLDILCDRPRAGVGIQMNRRIEQVTVDAEENVQTAAAALNNVSFRSETRNVVKLLKLNIRTFYGDCSYFLDFWNSFEVAVHNNDALSKVEKFTYLKSYLGGVARSAVSGFSLTDQNYDESINLLKERFGRSDIIMSSHMHKLLLVDSVKSCANVIRLRKMYDAIEVQIRSLKSLGVATGTYGNLLCPVILQKLPEELNLSYNRNRKTNELFDITDLVEFIRMEVECRETALILANPKNANMKEYPSQNKINDTDSPNKTFYSNSKRNEYSTHKSTAEVLATHVNDNQPWPRKFEHDTRGSFNQRRNFNSSSFNGYLCSQKCIFCLPNHMNHDCALGVSEKKKALMTKGPEA from the coding sequence atggATCTTGCTAGATTAAAAGAGCTCCGTAAAGGGCTAAGAATTTCCTTAACAAAACATTTGACAAAAATAGAGACCACATTAGAAATAGAAATCACTTCGGATGATTATTCGAAGGAAGATAAGATTGATGAGCTTTTGAGCCTAAAATCTCAGctcttagaaaaattaaaagctgtAATTACTCATGATGAAGAAAtacaatcaaaaattgaaattgaggaTATGCTAGCAGATATAGAGACGAGTGAAGaatataaagataaagtaaaCGAAAGGAAATCTAAAAGTGAAAGGCACTTGGACATTTTATGTGATAGACCACGAGCGGGAGTGGGAATTCAGATGAATAGGAGGATTGAACAGGTAACTGTTGATGCGGAGGAAAATGTTCAAACGGCGGCTGCGGCACTTAATAATGTGTCGTTCAGAAGTGAAACCAGAAACGTAGTTAAACTTCTGAAATTAAATATCCGAACATTTTATGGAGATTGTAGTTATTTCCTAGATTTTTGGAATTCTTTTGAAGTCGCGGTTCATAATAACGACGCATTGTCAAAGGTGGAAAAATTTACGTATCTTAAATCGTATTTGGGAGGTGTTGCGCGTAGTGCGGTATCAGGTTTTTCTCTGACAGATCAAAACTACGATGAATCAATAAACTTGTTAAAGGAACGGTTTGGGCGCTCAGACATAATAATGTCATCTCATATGCATAAGCTTTTGCTTGTAGATTCAGTTAAATCATGTGCTAATGTAATACGGTTGCGAAAAATGTATGACGCAATAGAAGTGCAAATAAGATCACTAAAATCGTTAGGCGTTGCTACAGGAACGTACGGGAATTTATTATGTCCAGTAATtctgcagaaattgccagaagaattaaatttaagttaCAATAGGAATCGCAAAACAAACGAATTATTTGACATTACGGATTTAGTGGAATTTATAAGAATGGAAGTAGAATGTAGGGAAACTGCGCTAATATTAGCTAATCCAAAAAATGCCAATATGAAGGAATATCCATCACAGAACAAAATTAACGACACAGACTCTCCGAATAAgacattttattcgaattcaaaacGAAATGAATATTCTACCCATAAATCTACTGCTGAAGTTTTAGCTACTCATGTTAATGACAATCAGCCTTGGCCTCGGAAATTCGAACATGATACCAGGGGTAGTTTCAATCAGAGACGGAACTTTAATTCATCATCGTTTAATGGGTACTTGTGTAGTCAGAAATGTATATTCTGCCTTCCAAATCATATGAATCATGATTGCGCATTGGGTGTTAGTGAGAAGAAAAAGGCATTAATGACTAAGGgtccagaggcgtag